A region of Photobacterium sanguinicancri DNA encodes the following proteins:
- a CDS encoding flagellar motor protein MotB, with the protein MSKEPHIIIVKKKKRGHHDEHHGGAWKVAFADFAIAMMAFFMVLWIMEIASKEEREEIQYRLQHSSVFDNMENVFDVANSPFPIDFGGEASPFENPVQSNLSGNNKLDSSLHQQIPEGKVGANAGRGSKLNSMIAGKHLSTAQLMMLANELKSVTDALSASENVVLEIVPQGLRILIQDSTKHFMFERGSSNMTPFFEDMLYSLAPILGQIKNRMVISGHTDVTRFHRDTYSNWELSGERALKARQTLVSSGLPQGNVLQVAAMAERMLVNENDPKSGKNRRIEMMILTKEADTQLALLFGQGPAVTDSPALQQARNFAESNQPVSRLEVMLN; encoded by the coding sequence TCACGATGAACACCACGGTGGAGCGTGGAAAGTCGCGTTTGCCGATTTCGCAATCGCGATGATGGCGTTTTTTATGGTGCTGTGGATCATGGAAATTGCATCCAAAGAAGAGCGTGAAGAAATTCAATACCGACTGCAACATAGCAGTGTCTTCGACAATATGGAGAACGTGTTTGACGTCGCTAACAGCCCGTTCCCGATTGACTTTGGCGGTGAGGCATCACCATTTGAAAACCCAGTTCAGTCGAATTTAAGCGGCAATAATAAATTAGACTCTTCATTACACCAGCAGATCCCAGAAGGGAAAGTCGGTGCTAATGCAGGCCGTGGTTCAAAGCTGAATTCGATGATTGCGGGTAAGCACTTATCAACGGCGCAGCTGATGATGTTGGCGAATGAGCTGAAATCGGTGACTGATGCTCTGTCTGCCTCTGAAAATGTGGTGCTGGAAATTGTCCCGCAGGGGCTACGTATTTTGATCCAAGATAGTACCAAGCATTTTATGTTTGAGCGGGGAAGCTCAAATATGACACCTTTCTTCGAAGATATGTTATATAGCTTAGCGCCAATATTAGGCCAGATTAAAAATCGGATGGTGATCAGTGGCCATACCGATGTAACTCGATTCCATCGTGATACATACTCTAACTGGGAACTGTCTGGTGAGCGGGCATTAAAAGCACGCCAAACCTTAGTTAGTTCTGGTTTACCACAAGGCAATGTCTTGCAGGTGGCTGCGATGGCTGAGCGAATGTTGGTTAATGAAAATGATCCGAAAAGCGGTAAAAACCGTCGGATCGAGATGATGATATTAACCAAAGAGGCAGATACCCAGCTGGCCTTGTTGTTTGGTCAAGGTCCTGCAGTGACCGATTCGCCTGCGTTGCAGCAAGCGCGTAACTTTGCAGAATCGAACCAGCCAGTAAGCCGTTTAGAGGTCATGCTGAATTAA